One genomic window of Psychrobacillus sp. INOP01 includes the following:
- the phnE gene encoding phosphonate ABC transporter, permease protein PhnE produces MNEKVMRNQRKWQTIIFAAIIIVLTYLSSDITNFNIIHGIATLPNAITWIVSNLFITQETLERLPKILEKLAETILMSIAATTTATVFSLFLGLMGSKTTGTSNVLGAIARFIASVARNIPVVAWALILLLSFGQNSMTGYLALFVGSLGFLTRAFIESIDEASLSAVEALRATGATYFQIVYKAVIPQCLPQMISWILFMIETNIRSATLVGILTGTGIGYSFDLYYKTLNYHAVALVTLSIVISVIMLELISNSIRKVIL; encoded by the coding sequence GTGAATGAAAAAGTAATGAGAAACCAGCGGAAATGGCAGACGATTATTTTTGCTGCGATTATAATCGTCCTGACATACTTATCATCGGACATAACGAACTTTAATATCATTCATGGAATTGCTACGTTACCAAATGCGATAACTTGGATAGTCTCCAATCTATTTATAACTCAAGAAACGCTAGAAAGACTGCCAAAAATACTTGAAAAATTAGCGGAAACTATTCTTATGTCTATAGCAGCTACCACAACTGCAACAGTCTTTTCTCTCTTTTTAGGATTAATGGGTTCAAAAACAACTGGAACTAGTAATGTGCTCGGTGCAATTGCTCGCTTTATCGCATCAGTGGCAAGAAATATTCCAGTCGTTGCTTGGGCATTAATATTGTTACTTTCCTTTGGTCAGAATTCGATGACAGGGTACTTAGCTTTGTTTGTTGGCTCGCTTGGCTTCTTAACAAGAGCGTTTATTGAATCTATCGATGAAGCCAGCCTAAGTGCAGTGGAAGCCTTGAGAGCTACTGGAGCTACCTACTTTCAAATTGTCTATAAAGCAGTTATTCCCCAGTGCTTGCCTCAAATGATCAGTTGGATTTTGTTTATGATCGAGACAAATATTCGAAGTGCCACACTTGTTGGTATTTTAACAGGTACGGGAATTGGGTATTCATTTGACCTCTATTATAAAACCCTTAACTATCATGCAGTGGCGCTTGTTACACTTAGTATCGTCATTTCCGTTATTATGCTAGAACTAATTTCAAACAGTATACGGAAGGTGATTCTATAA
- a CDS encoding ABC transporter permease subunit: MDATTTSIHVRKKSNGRISIKSGNKVESVMKGTVLVLFALTIVAFISFNYSGLDLTKAIPDTAYNLKVMFFQPALNHFTWGEAFYQVGITLGLAFLSTILGAVIAFFLALMAATNLSNKWISKTVRILVAFVRAVPTVLWVLIFAIAAGLGSEAAVLGMLFHSIAYLVKAFSEAFEEVDKGILEALNATGANWWHIVTHAVLPTTFTYLLSWTFLRFEINFSVAVAMGAAAGAGGIGFELFMASGFYFDMREVGLITYMILILAIILEFTSTKLKSRYFPATSTK, encoded by the coding sequence ATGGACGCAACAACTACATCGATACACGTCAGAAAAAAATCGAACGGTCGAATTTCGATTAAATCGGGCAACAAAGTGGAAAGCGTGATGAAAGGGACAGTGCTTGTTCTGTTTGCACTAACAATTGTAGCGTTTATATCGTTTAACTATTCGGGGTTGGATTTAACAAAAGCAATTCCAGATACAGCATATAATTTGAAAGTGATGTTCTTCCAACCTGCTTTGAACCACTTCACATGGGGAGAGGCTTTTTATCAAGTCGGCATTACGCTCGGATTAGCTTTCCTTTCGACAATTCTTGGAGCAGTGATTGCCTTCTTCTTAGCGTTGATGGCAGCAACTAATTTATCGAACAAATGGATATCGAAAACAGTACGAATTTTAGTAGCCTTTGTACGAGCAGTACCAACTGTACTATGGGTACTAATCTTTGCAATCGCAGCAGGGCTAGGAAGTGAAGCAGCTGTTCTTGGAATGTTGTTTCACTCTATTGCTTATTTAGTAAAAGCATTTTCAGAGGCTTTTGAAGAAGTAGATAAGGGGATATTAGAGGCACTTAATGCAACTGGTGCTAACTGGTGGCATATCGTAACCCATGCTGTCTTACCTACGACGTTCACCTATTTACTATCTTGGACATTTTTACGGTTTGAAATTAATTTCTCTGTAGCTGTCGCAATGGGAGCGGCGGCAGGTGCAGGTGGTATCGGATTCGAATTGTTCATGGCTTCTGGATTCTACTTTGACATGCGAGAGGTCGGGTTAATTACTTATATGATCTTGATCCTAGCAATAATCTTAGAATTTACATCTACTAAATTAAAAAGTCGTTATTTCCCAGCTACTTCTACAAAATAA
- a CDS encoding GbsR/MarR family transcriptional regulator gives MNDQEKIDKARERIIETIAQNIHLYGLVPSAGRQFGTMFFQNEPLTLDDMTEKLGMSKTSMSTSVRALSELKLVERAWKKGVRKDLYKVTDDWHQSFIDLFSIKWQRSVTLHSVAIKKSLTELEELLQDPALSEELREVVQIDIDKLKYMKDYYNWLERVIDAFEDQRIFDLVPKFEDSKN, from the coding sequence ATGAATGACCAAGAAAAGATAGATAAAGCACGGGAAAGAATTATTGAAACAATTGCCCAAAATATACATTTATACGGCTTAGTACCTTCTGCAGGTAGACAATTCGGAACAATGTTTTTTCAAAATGAACCACTAACATTAGATGATATGACAGAAAAATTAGGCATGAGTAAAACAAGCATGAGCACTTCTGTCCGAGCTCTGTCCGAACTAAAATTAGTTGAACGTGCCTGGAAAAAAGGAGTTCGAAAAGATTTATATAAAGTAACGGATGATTGGCACCAAAGCTTTATCGATTTGTTTTCTATTAAATGGCAGAGATCAGTTACACTGCATTCAGTAGCGATTAAAAAATCACTCACAGAACTTGAAGAACTGTTGCAAGACCCAGCCCTTAGTGAGGAATTACGTGAAGTGGTTCAAATAGATATCGATAAGCTTAAGTATATGAAAGACTATTACAACTGGCTTGAACGTGTCATAGATGCATTTGAAGACCAACGAATATTTGATTTGGTTCCTAAGTTTGAGGATTCTAAAAACTAA
- a CDS encoding glycine betaine/L-proline ABC transporter ATP-binding protein: MIEENINKKIVVKDTTKIFGKSSGRAIQMLKDGKSKSEILKATGATVGVKQVSFDVNEGEIFVIMGLSGSGKSTLVRLLNRLIDPTMGQILLDGKDIVQMNKEQLRDVRRKKIGMVFQNFALFPHKTIVENTEYGLEIQGVSKKERNEKAIESLKLVGLAGYEDQYPKQLSGGMQQRVGLARALANNPDILLMDEAFSALDPLIRKDMQNELLQLHHDMQKTIIFITHDLDEALRIGDRIALMKDGEIVQIGSPEEILMSPSNEYVERFVEDVDLSKVLTAGHIMKKADTVKVDRGPRVALRLMKHLGISSIYVVDNANRLLGAVTAQDTVEAIESEKSLNDVIISDLPMISPDTVLTEIFDVVSTASIPVAVINEEQKLQGIIIRGALIGALSGDNEFINKDGTMDSAEQHITEVV, from the coding sequence ATGATTGAGGAAAATATAAATAAAAAAATAGTAGTAAAAGACACTACGAAGATTTTTGGTAAAAGTAGTGGCCGTGCTATCCAAATGCTGAAAGATGGCAAATCAAAAAGTGAAATTTTGAAAGCAACTGGTGCAACGGTGGGTGTAAAACAAGTATCCTTTGATGTCAATGAAGGTGAAATTTTTGTCATAATGGGTTTATCTGGAAGTGGTAAATCTACATTAGTTAGACTGCTTAATAGATTAATAGATCCAACGATGGGGCAAATATTACTAGATGGCAAGGATATCGTTCAGATGAATAAGGAACAGCTTCGTGATGTAAGGCGGAAGAAAATTGGTATGGTTTTTCAAAATTTTGCCCTCTTCCCACATAAAACAATCGTTGAAAATACAGAGTATGGCTTAGAAATCCAAGGGGTATCTAAAAAAGAACGTAACGAAAAAGCAATAGAATCTTTAAAACTTGTTGGTCTTGCGGGATATGAGGATCAGTATCCGAAACAGCTAAGTGGAGGTATGCAGCAACGCGTTGGACTTGCTAGAGCTTTGGCAAATAATCCAGATATATTGCTTATGGATGAAGCGTTTAGTGCATTAGATCCCCTTATTCGAAAAGATATGCAAAATGAGTTGCTTCAGCTTCATCACGATATGCAAAAAACAATAATTTTCATCACACATGATTTAGATGAAGCTCTTCGTATTGGTGACCGTATAGCGCTGATGAAAGACGGAGAAATTGTTCAAATTGGATCACCTGAAGAAATTCTGATGAGTCCATCCAACGAATATGTCGAACGATTCGTAGAAGACGTCGACTTATCCAAAGTACTAACCGCCGGTCATATCATGAAAAAAGCCGATACGGTAAAAGTTGATCGTGGTCCTCGCGTAGCACTTCGACTGATGAAACATTTAGGTATTTCTTCTATATATGTAGTAGATAATGCGAATCGCTTATTAGGAGCTGTAACAGCACAGGATACTGTGGAAGCAATCGAATCAGAAAAGTCATTGAATGATGTCATTATTTCCGACCTTCCGATGATCTCACCAGATACGGTCCTCACAGAAATATTTGATGTAGTATCAACAGCAAGCATTCCTGTTGCAGTTATAAATGAAGAGCAAAAGCTACAAGGGATTATTATTCGTGGTGCCCTTATTGGAGCATTATCTGGTGATAATGAGTTTATAAATAAAGATGGAACGATGGATTCCGCAGAACAGCATATAACGGAGGTGGTTTAA
- a CDS encoding proline/glycine betaine ABC transporter permease yields the protein MDELLPRLPFADWIDTGVDWLVDTFGTGLDGFADVLEGVVEGSVDILDLVPSILLAFIFALIAGIISTRKIAFFSLIGLLFIDYLGYWYPMLQMLTLVLTSVIFALVIGIPIGILSSQKAGVRKVVNPILDLMQTMPAFVYLIPAIFFFNIGVVPGVVASVIFAMPPTIRLTMLGIQQVPKDLIEATEAFGSTTWQRLFKIQIPLAKPTIMAGVNQSIMLSLSMVVIASMVGAPGLGEEVYRSVTQLKTGVGVETGLSIVIVAIILDRITQYAGNRKNKLGGNTL from the coding sequence ATGGATGAACTATTACCTCGCCTTCCTTTTGCCGATTGGATTGACACTGGAGTTGATTGGTTAGTAGATACGTTTGGGACAGGCCTAGACGGGTTTGCTGATGTACTAGAAGGAGTAGTAGAAGGCTCAGTTGATATATTGGATTTAGTTCCTTCTATATTACTTGCTTTCATCTTCGCTTTAATAGCTGGGATAATTTCTACGAGAAAGATTGCCTTCTTTTCATTGATTGGGCTATTATTCATTGATTATTTAGGGTATTGGTACCCGATGCTTCAAATGTTAACGCTAGTATTGACTTCAGTCATCTTCGCGCTAGTGATTGGTATTCCTATAGGGATTCTTAGTTCACAAAAAGCGGGTGTTCGAAAGGTAGTAAATCCTATATTGGATTTAATGCAAACAATGCCTGCATTTGTATATTTAATACCGGCGATTTTCTTTTTCAACATTGGGGTCGTACCGGGAGTTGTAGCCTCCGTAATTTTCGCAATGCCTCCAACAATTCGTTTAACGATGTTAGGAATTCAGCAAGTACCAAAGGATTTAATAGAAGCAACAGAAGCATTTGGTTCAACTACGTGGCAGCGTTTGTTTAAAATACAGATTCCACTAGCTAAACCTACTATTATGGCTGGAGTGAACCAAAGTATCATGTTATCTCTATCGATGGTAGTAATTGCTTCGATGGTAGGTGCACCAGGACTTGGGGAAGAGGTTTACCGGTCCGTAACACAATTGAAAACAGGAGTTGGCGTAGAAACTGGACTATCAATAGTAATTGTAGCGATTATTTTGGATAGAATCACGCAGTACGCTGGAAATAGAAAGAATAAACTAGGGGGAAATACATTATGA
- a CDS encoding glycine betaine ABC transporter substrate-binding protein, whose amino-acid sequence MTLAKKITGLGAVALLSLGLAACGDTEETNDSTSTDSNASSVGESLNYKITGIDPGAGIMEATERAITDYELDEWDLVSGSSAAMTASLKKAYDAEEPIVVTGWTPHWKFAEYDLKYLEDPKGSYGGEEEIHTIGRTGLQEDMPEAHQVLSNFNWSEDDMGEVMIAIKDGEKPEVAAQAWIDANPEKVAAWTDGVEKVDGEKIKLAYVAWDSEIASTNVMSIVLSSLGYDVTMFQVEAGPMWTAIADGSADASLAGWLPLTHATYAEKFDGKFEDLGTSMTGVKIGLVVPAYMDITSIEDLKE is encoded by the coding sequence ATGACATTAGCCAAAAAAATAACAGGTCTTGGAGCAGTTGCATTACTTTCACTTGGGTTAGCGGCATGTGGAGATACAGAAGAGACAAATGATTCAACATCTACAGACTCAAATGCGAGTTCAGTAGGCGAGTCACTTAACTACAAAATTACTGGCATCGATCCTGGAGCTGGAATTATGGAAGCAACAGAACGAGCTATTACAGACTATGAATTAGATGAGTGGGACCTTGTAAGTGGTTCAAGTGCTGCAATGACTGCCTCTCTAAAAAAAGCATATGATGCGGAAGAGCCAATTGTCGTAACTGGTTGGACTCCTCACTGGAAATTTGCTGAATATGATTTGAAATATCTTGAAGATCCAAAAGGTTCATATGGTGGGGAAGAAGAAATTCACACAATTGGCCGTACTGGATTACAAGAAGATATGCCAGAAGCTCATCAAGTCCTTTCTAATTTCAACTGGTCAGAGGATGATATGGGTGAAGTTATGATCGCTATCAAAGATGGTGAAAAACCAGAAGTAGCTGCGCAAGCTTGGATTGATGCAAATCCTGAGAAAGTTGCAGCATGGACAGACGGTGTTGAAAAAGTAGACGGCGAAAAAATCAAACTTGCATATGTTGCATGGGATAGTGAAATTGCCAGCACGAACGTTATGAGCATCGTATTATCAAGCCTTGGCTATGACGTAACGATGTTTCAAGTTGAAGCAGGTCCAATGTGGACAGCCATTGCCGACGGTAGTGCTGACGCATCTCTAGCTGGTTGGTTACCATTAACACATGCTACGTATGCTGAAAAATTCGATGGCAAATTTGAAGACCTTGGTACAAGTATGACAGGTGTGAAAATTGGATTGGTTGTTCCAGCATATATGGACATCACATCGATTGAAGATTTGAAAGAATAA
- a CDS encoding BglG family transcription antiterminator → MLEKRSLNTFYQLMKLQPTQQSSFIDKINLSERQFQYDVEKVNSFLFDLGVPPIRISGDRIFIEQEVVDYWKENGSGFVANLFSFEQVERVIIFLLYTFIRHEPLSNFHFQHLFGVSKNTVSSDVKRVNKFCVDFRVEVRYSREDGYHLKGTEEDKRNLMLKAISMLKIKSYAHEKFTFIFQQQQLQNQYDNYQQVLKDFEQQYSFSFTEDRLDEFIYLLQMIHIRQQQQKRVQIYPDTVSFLENQQAFLVSTLIQQRLGYTTNREEVAFLTIQLLGICQGEVSPARTDALFAITEQIIVNFERYACIQLLDRNKAMETLYLHFKPAYYRMLFKIPITNVLLDDIKEEHRDLFIVVKEVLKPIEEMLNIKIPEDEIGFLTLHFGGLLKLDSESSEKVFRALIVCPNGISSSLMLENQLRSLFPQFKWTSSFSSYDFQHLEDTEYDLVFSTVVVKTRKPLYIIRPIMSEMEKKELVQTVEGLTLQQSYHNPTSDELIRIIRQYADIKQPELLKSALQQALFKNDHLNIGRKQPVLKDLLIEENIQFMHDISDWKNAIKTVAEPLLSNDSITNQYVDVMIENVETMGPYIIIGEQVAIPHARPEFGVKKLGMSLLKLSEPTYLLGEEQNKVEIFICLAAIDNQTHLKALAQLTTLLSDPIKLELLKKAQTKQDILDLVVEFSEL, encoded by the coding sequence ATGTTGGAGAAACGAAGCCTGAATACTTTTTATCAATTGATGAAATTGCAGCCAACGCAACAATCTTCTTTTATTGACAAGATAAACTTATCTGAACGTCAGTTTCAATATGATGTAGAAAAAGTTAATAGTTTCTTATTCGACTTGGGGGTACCACCCATTAGAATTTCGGGTGACCGAATCTTTATAGAACAAGAGGTTGTCGATTATTGGAAAGAAAATGGATCAGGTTTTGTAGCAAATCTATTTTCTTTTGAGCAGGTAGAGCGTGTAATCATATTCCTTTTATATACCTTCATCAGACATGAACCTCTTTCAAATTTTCACTTTCAACATTTGTTTGGTGTTAGTAAAAATACCGTCAGTTCAGATGTGAAACGAGTCAATAAGTTTTGTGTTGATTTCCGTGTTGAAGTCCGCTATTCGCGAGAAGATGGATACCATTTAAAAGGGACGGAAGAAGATAAGCGAAACTTAATGCTTAAGGCAATTTCCATGTTAAAGATTAAATCATATGCTCATGAGAAATTCACATTTATATTTCAGCAGCAACAGTTGCAGAATCAGTACGATAACTACCAACAAGTTTTGAAGGATTTTGAACAGCAATATTCTTTCTCGTTTACTGAAGACAGATTGGATGAATTTATCTACTTGCTTCAAATGATCCATATTCGTCAACAACAACAAAAACGGGTACAGATTTATCCGGATACAGTGAGTTTTTTGGAAAATCAACAAGCTTTTTTGGTATCTACATTGATACAACAACGCTTGGGATATACAACTAATCGGGAAGAAGTTGCCTTTTTGACAATTCAACTACTTGGCATATGCCAAGGGGAGGTTAGTCCTGCTAGGACTGATGCGCTGTTTGCTATTACGGAACAAATCATTGTTAACTTTGAACGTTATGCATGTATTCAATTATTAGATAGAAACAAAGCAATGGAAACATTATATTTACACTTTAAGCCCGCTTACTACCGTATGCTCTTTAAAATACCAATTACAAATGTATTGCTCGATGATATTAAGGAAGAGCATCGTGACTTATTTATTGTTGTAAAGGAAGTACTCAAACCGATTGAGGAAATGTTAAATATTAAGATACCGGAAGATGAGATTGGCTTCCTTACCCTTCATTTTGGTGGGTTACTAAAACTGGATAGTGAAAGCTCGGAAAAAGTATTTAGAGCTTTAATCGTATGTCCAAATGGGATTAGTTCAAGTTTAATGTTGGAAAATCAATTAAGATCACTTTTTCCACAATTTAAGTGGACTTCATCGTTTTCATCCTACGATTTTCAACATCTTGAAGATACAGAGTATGATCTTGTGTTTTCCACTGTTGTAGTTAAAACAAGAAAACCATTATATATAATTAGGCCGATTATGAGTGAAATGGAAAAGAAGGAACTAGTACAAACAGTAGAAGGGCTTACGCTCCAACAGTCATACCATAATCCAACTTCAGATGAATTAATAAGAATTATCCGTCAGTATGCGGATATTAAACAGCCTGAGCTGCTAAAAAGTGCATTGCAACAGGCATTGTTTAAAAATGATCACTTGAATATAGGGAGGAAACAACCAGTGTTAAAGGATTTATTAATCGAAGAAAATATTCAGTTTATGCATGATATAAGTGATTGGAAAAATGCTATCAAGACGGTAGCGGAACCTTTATTATCAAATGATTCCATTACAAATCAGTATGTAGATGTCATGATTGAGAACGTAGAAACAATGGGGCCATATATTATCATTGGCGAACAGGTTGCGATTCCTCATGCACGCCCAGAATTCGGCGTGAAAAAATTAGGAATGAGCTTGTTGAAATTATCAGAACCCACTTACTTGTTAGGTGAGGAGCAAAACAAAGTGGAAATATTCATTTGTTTAGCTGCTATTGATAACCAAACCCATTTAAAAGCTTTGGCTCAATTGACTACATTATTGAGTGATCCTATAAAATTAGAACTTTTAAAGAAGGCACAGACAAAACAGGATATTCTAGATTTAGTTGTAGAGTTCTCTGAACTATAA
- a CDS encoding PTS sugar transporter subunit IIB, producing the protein MKILAVCGNGLGTSFILSINVNKALKELNIDGECKNMDLASAKTEVADYYIGTPEIMEQLQDGNKKTISIINMVSADEIQKALTSHILEEK; encoded by the coding sequence ATGAAAATTTTAGCAGTATGTGGAAATGGTTTAGGTACTAGTTTTATTTTGTCAATAAATGTTAATAAGGCGTTGAAAGAGTTGAATATTGACGGTGAATGCAAGAATATGGACTTAGCGAGTGCAAAGACAGAAGTAGCTGATTACTATATTGGTACTCCTGAAATTATGGAACAATTGCAAGATGGTAACAAAAAAACTATTAGTATTATCAATATGGTCAGTGCAGATGAAATCCAGAAAGCGTTAACTTCTCATATCTTGGAGGAAAAATAG
- a CDS encoding PTS ascorbate transporter subunit IIC, with protein MFDFIMKDILGTPAILVGLFALFGLLLQKKAITDVVSGTLKTIMGFLILNAGATVLTGSLTIFGEMFEKAFNIEGVIPNNEAIVALSQNAFGTETAMIMLIGMIVNIVLARYTKFKYIFLTGHHTMFMACLLAAVLSTSGMGSVPLVILGSLILGALMVLLPAMLQPTVREITGSDDIAVGHFGSFGYFVAAKVAKLTGDKTKSTEEVKVPKSLGFLRDSSVALALTMTIMFLVVSLFVGPTYIEENLSDGTNFLVFSLLQAITFAAGVFIILAGVRMLIAEIVPAFKGIADKIVPNAKPALDVPIVFPFAPNAVIIGFLSSFVAGLLSMFLLPLAGLAVIVPGLVPHFFCGAAAGVFGNAVGGRRGAIIGAFVQGILISFLPAMLLPVLGSLGFEGTTFGDSDFGVIGIIIGYIINLFS; from the coding sequence ATGTTTGATTTTATCATGAAGGATATTTTAGGGACTCCTGCTATTTTGGTAGGGTTGTTCGCTTTATTTGGCTTGCTTTTGCAGAAGAAGGCAATTACTGATGTTGTTTCTGGAACATTAAAAACGATAATGGGCTTCCTTATTCTTAATGCAGGTGCGACAGTATTAACGGGTTCACTAACTATCTTCGGAGAGATGTTTGAAAAAGCATTTAATATTGAAGGCGTTATTCCAAACAATGAAGCAATTGTGGCGTTATCACAAAATGCTTTTGGTACTGAGACAGCTATGATTATGTTAATAGGTATGATAGTGAATATCGTCTTAGCACGATACACGAAGTTTAAATATATCTTTTTAACAGGACATCACACTATGTTCATGGCTTGTTTACTCGCTGCTGTACTTTCCACATCAGGGATGGGGAGTGTTCCTCTTGTCATCCTTGGCTCTCTAATTTTAGGTGCATTGATGGTTCTACTACCTGCAATGCTACAACCTACGGTAAGAGAAATTACGGGTTCAGATGACATTGCTGTAGGTCACTTCGGTTCATTCGGTTATTTCGTTGCTGCTAAAGTTGCGAAATTGACAGGAGACAAAACGAAATCAACGGAAGAGGTCAAAGTACCAAAATCACTTGGTTTCTTACGTGATTCATCTGTGGCATTAGCGTTAACAATGACCATTATGTTCCTTGTGGTTTCTTTATTTGTTGGTCCTACTTACATAGAGGAAAACCTTAGTGATGGTACAAACTTCTTAGTATTCTCATTACTACAGGCAATTACGTTTGCTGCCGGTGTTTTCATCATCTTAGCTGGTGTTCGCATGTTGATCGCTGAAATTGTTCCCGCATTTAAAGGGATTGCAGACAAAATTGTTCCAAATGCAAAGCCTGCACTAGACGTACCAATTGTATTCCCATTTGCACCAAATGCAGTTATTATTGGATTCTTATCAAGTTTCGTAGCGGGATTACTAAGTATGTTTTTACTTCCACTCGCAGGATTGGCAGTAATCGTACCAGGACTTGTTCCACACTTTTTCTGTGGAGCAGCCGCTGGAGTATTTGGTAATGCAGTAGGTGGACGTAGAGGTGCTATAATAGGTGCTTTTGTACAAGGGATCTTAATTAGTTTTCTCCCTGCGATGCTGTTGCCAGTTCTAGGTTCCCTAGGATTTGAAGGCACCACGTTTGGAGACTCTGATTTTGGTGTAATAGGTATTATCATTGGCTATATTATTAATCTTTTTAGTTAA